In the genome of Ureibacillus sp. FSL W7-1570, the window AGTTTGCGAGTTTTTCGGCAATGGCATCATAATGCGCCTGATAAAGCGGATCGGATTTCGTAATGATATCCGGTGTGATTCCGGTATTGCGGATCACGGTTCCATTCGGGCCGAAAAATTCGCCGATGGTCAGTTTTAATACACCATTGTCGGATAGTTCATAAAAGGCTTGCATCGTGCCTTTTCCGTATGTTTTTTCCCCGTAAATCACCGCCGCTTGATAATCTTTCAACGAGGCGACGGTCATTTCGGAAGCGCTGGCGCTATAGCGGTTTACAAGCACTTTCGTATGATTGTCAAAAATTCGTTGCGGCCCAACCAGTTTCACCAGCAAAGAGCCGTCGGAAGCCAGCTGGTATTTATTTCTTTCCCGGTCGTAATATAAATAATATTGGGTATTCACTTTGCTGTATTTCACTTTATAGGCATATTCCGTATTTTGGAATAAACCGATCAGATCTTCCGCCGCATCCACATATCCGCCGCCATTGTTTTGCAAATCGAGGATGAAGGAAGTGGCTCCTTGTTTTTTCAATTTGTCATACTCTTTTTTCACAAGCTCGGCAGCGTTTTCTGAGAAGGATTGGAGCTGGATGTAGCCGACATTTCCGTAAAGAAGCCGGCTTGCTGTATTCGGGATGGAGAAAGGTTTTCTTGTCAAAGTTTTCGTCACCGTTGAACCATCGGCTTTCAAAACTTGAACGGTCACTTTTGTATTCTCTTTCCCCAAAAGTAATGCCTGACCTTCCTCAACGGTTTTTCCTTGGAGGGAAACGGAATCCACTTTTGTGATAATATCTCCAGCTTCCAGCCCCTGTTCAAAGGCACTGCCGTCTTCGATCACATACGTAATCAACATGCCTTTTTCATGTTGGAGCATGACCACCCCGATTCCAACCTGTTTCATGTTCACCGTGTTCATAAAACTGTCATATTCTTCCTGTGTAAAGTAGCTGGAATACGGGTCAAGCATATTAATGGCTTCATCAATGGTCGTTGCCTGATCGATATTCCCTTTGATCTCGCCGTAATATTCACTTTTTACAATCCCTTTTATTTCTTGCAATACATTTGCTGCTTGTACATTCAACGGCAATAATAGAATGAAAAGCAGCATCGGGATGACTGAAAACCATTTTTTCATGTGGTACACCTCTACTTTCTGGATGTCTCTATTATAGCAATTGGAGCTGGATGATATAAACAGTTTCTGAGAGATTGATAGAATAATATTTTAATCGGTGAAGGGAAGGGATGGAGGAAGCATAGATGCCCTTCACATGTGGAAATGGAGTGCAAACTTGCGGCAAAGCATCGGAGAAACATTTTGCCGGCTTGATGGAAGAAACCGGAAGTGTATGTATCGTGCCCGACAAAACAGGGTTTAGCCTTTGTTACAACATATGTACATGAAAGACTAAATAAAACGAAAAGGGGAATGTTTTTGAAATATTTTTGTAATGTTTTTGTAACAAAGAAGGCGTCCATGTTTCATTGTTAGGGATGAACGATTCGCCAATCCAAGGCAGGAATCCGCCAAGGGGGAAATTCTGAGCAAAGCGGGAATGGAAAACCGCCGAAGATATTATTATAGAAGTTTCTCAAAAAAAAATGGGAGCCGCCCGGAAAGCCGTTGCTCTCCAAACAGCTCCTTCTATTAATTTGTTGCGCCTTTTGCAGACTTCGTTATAAGATGGATGATCCAGCCGATGACAAGTCCGACAATGGCTGGAACGAGCCATCCAAGGCTTTGTTCATATAACGGAAAAGAACTTACCAATTTTTCATACCAGCCGATGCTGAATCCGGCCCCTTTAATTCCATCGTATAAGCTTACAAAGGCTGTTGCAATCAAAGCTAACGTGTAAACAATTGGTGCCCGGTTCCAAGCTTTGTCGAACATGACCATAAACATGAGCACGATGGCGATAGGGTAGATGAATAAAAGCACCGGCAAAGTGATTTGAATCAATTTAGCCAACCCGAAGTTTGAAATCAAGAAAGAGAATACGGTAAAAATCACGACCAATAATTTATAGGAAAGTTTCGGGAATAGTTTTGAAAAGAATGTCGCATTTGCGGTAATCAAACCAACTGATGTGGTGATACAAGCCAAGATGATGACCAATGATAAAATGATGCTTCCCGTGTTGCCGTACAATACTTTTGAAGCGGCGGAGATGACGCTGCCGCCTTCATCAAAATAGCCTGTCACCGTCGGACTGGATGCCCCAATCCAAGATAAAGAAATATAAACGAACGCTAGTCCCAAGGCTGCAACAATTCCGGCAAAAATCGTGATGGTCACTTGTTTCGCCCGGTCCATGATCCCTTTTGCCTGGATGGATTGGACAACGACGATACCGAATACAAGGGATGCAAGCACGTCCATTGTCAAGTACCCTTCAACAAACCCTTTTGAAAAAGCTTTCGTAATGTAATCACCTTGGGCTTCTTGAAGTGGCCCCATTGGCGTGATGACGCTTTTTAACGCAAGCAATAAAATAACGATCAATAAAGCGGGCGTCAAGATTTTACCGATACGGTCCACCAATTTAGTTGGATTCAAGGCCAGATATAAACTGATGGCAAAATAGATCAACGAACTGATAAATAAAGGCACCCAACTTTCAGCCTGCGCTTCTGATAAGTATGGCGCAATCCCGATTTCATAGGTCACGGCGCCGGTACGGGGAATCGCAAAAAGCGGCCCGATGGATAAATAGACCACCGCTGTGAAGATGATGCCGAACAACGGATGGATCCGGCCGGCCACTTCTTGAAGGTCCCCTCCATTTTTAGCGACGGTCACGATCCCTGTAAGCGGCAAACCCACACCTGTAATAAGGAATCCGATGATTGCGGGAAGGAGGTGTTCACCTGCTTGTTGTCCCAATAGCGGCGGGAAAATGATATTACCAGCTCCCAAAAACAGAGCGAATAGCATAAACCCTACAGCCAAATTGTTTTTAATAAAACTACCAAGATTATTCATGATGCATTTTCTCCTTCAGTTATTTAAGAATAGAGTAAAATTTCTAAAAATTTAAAATAGTAACTTGACACCAACAATGTCGAATTCTATCACATGTTGTCGAAAAAGACAAACACAATTTTTTAAGATTTTTGGGAACGGTTGGCAAGATATTTAAAATTATAAGCTTTTTGCCGAAATAGAAAATAAGTAGTATGATAGAATCACAAATTTCCTTTTGAAGGAGGGAAAGGGATGTATCCTCGAAAGAAGTCGATGCTGATCGGTGCGGCCATATTGGCGAGCTGCATTTTCTCGCCGAGCGTTTATGCGACGACAGATAACGGTGTGAAAACAACCGTCGCCCATTCTAACATAAAAAGCATGATCATGTCTAATCATATCGCCAATTTGGATCGTTCCGAAACGAGAAAAGAAACGTTATCCAAAGCCCGAATGACCAAATTGAGCGACCAGCAGATTGCGTCTTCCATTACATATAAAGTGGCTGCAGGCGATACGTTAACAAAAATCGCGAAAAAATTTAATGTGTCAGTGGAGGAGATTGTCCGATGGAATCAATTGCCTTCCGCCGATAAGATTTATGTTGGACAAATATTGAACATTTATGCTTCTTCAACGGGTGTTGCGGCAGGAAATCCCGGCAATGGCGCGGGCAATCAGACGGATACTTCCGCAAATGAGGAAGCGTTGAAGGATAAAGCCATCGAAGCCCAGTTGGCAAAAGAACGGTTGATCGAAACAAATCCTTCCGACAAAGGACAAGCCATCTACAAAAAAGCGATCGAAATCGCCAAAACGTATTTGGGTGTGCCGTATTTATTCGGAGGCAACACGCCGGATGGATTTGATTGTTCCGGATTTGTCCGTTACGTGTATGCGAATGCCGGCTTGGATATCTTGAGAAAGAGCAGTGAAGACTACTTCATGCAAGATACGACAAAAGTGAAAAATCCAGTCCCTGGCGATCTCGTTTTCTTTAAACATACATACAAAGCAGGGGTTTCACACATGGGCATTTATCTCGGCGACGGAAAATTTATCCACGCCGGGAATGATGGGGTGGAAATTTCAAATGTTTCCGCTGATTATTGGAAAAAACATTTTGTAGCGTACAAGCGATTCAACGGAATCAAGTGAGAATAGGTTTTTTGCCGTCTGGAAAGGAAAGCGTTCCAGTCGGCTTTTTATTTGAAGGCATGTTTTTCTAAAAAGGGATGTACGAAAGGTGAATTCATCCGCACTGATAGGGAATGCATCCGGACTAAATGGGGGAGTATCCACACCAAAAAGATGCCCAAACGCACTAAAGGGGATCTCATCCGAACTAAATAGGGGAGTATCCGAACCAAAAGGATGCCCAAACGCACCAAAGGGGATCGCATCTGAACTAAATAGGGGAGTATCCGAACCAAAAGGATGCCCAAACGCACTAAAGGGGAACGCATCCGGACTAAAAGGATGCCCAAACGCACCAAAGAGAGGAGTATCCGAACTAAAAGGATGCCCATTCGCACTAAAGGCGACCACAAATGCACTAAATAAGACAGTATCCGCACCAAAGGGGAATGCATCCACACCAAAAGGATGCCCATCCGCACCAAAGGGGAATGTATCCGAACAAAATAGGGGAGTATCCGAACCAAAAGGATGCCCAAACGCACCAAAGGGGAACGCATCCGAACAAAATAGGGGAGTATCCGAACCAAAAGGATGCCCATTCGCACTAAAGGGGATCTCATCCGAACAAAATAGGGGAGTATCCGAACCAAAAGGATGCCCAAACGCACTAAAGGGGATCGCATCCGAACTAAATAGGGGAGTATCCGAACCAAAAGGATGCCCAAACGCACTAAAGGGGATCTCATCCGAACAAAATAGGGGAGTATCCGAACCAAAAGGATGCCCAAACGCACTAAAGGGGATCGCATCCGAACAAAATAGGGGAGTATCCGAACCAAAAGGATGCCCAAACGCACTAAAGGGGATCGCATCCGAACTAAATAGGAGAGTATCCACACCAAAAGGATGCCCAAACGCACCAAAGGGGATCGCATCTGAACTAAATAGGGGAGTATCCGAACCAAAAGGATGCCCAAACGCACCAAAGAGAGGAGTATCCGAACTAAAAGGATGCCCATTCGCACTAAAGGCGACCACAAATGCACTAAATAAGACAGTATCCGCACCAAAGGGGATCTCATCCACACCAAAAGGATGCCCAAACGCACTAAAGGGGATCGCATCCGAACTAAAAGGATGCCCATTCGCACTAAAGGGGAACGCATCCGAACTAAATAGGAGAGTATCCGAACCAAAAGGATGCCCAAACGCACCAAAGGGGATCGCATCCGAACTAAAAGGATGCTCATTCGCACTAAAGGCGACCACAAATGCACTAAATAAGACAGTATCCGCACCAAAACGCCCCCATCCGCACCAAATCGAATCCCGCCCGCACCAATCAAACAATTGGACTCCTCCCGGCAATGCCGTTTCCCGCCAATCACACATCAAAACAAAAAAGAGCGAATCTTTTACATTCGCTCTTTTCAAACAAACTCCTATTGAACATGCCCATGCAATCCCTATTACTGCGGCACTACAGCTCTCCAGCGGGATAAATCCGCGCCATCCGCATCCACCAGTTCCGCCGGGAAGATGAATGACCATGGCTTCGTTGTGCGGGGTTGCACCGTCAAAGGCGGTTCAAATTTGAATGTTCCTTTGGCCACCCGCTTACCGTTTGCATCAATGATTTCCAATGGCAATTGCTCAAAATTGATGGCCCGGTCGCTTCCGTTCCGGATAAAGAGGGAAACCGTAAGACTCCGGTCATCCCGGAATTTCGCCTGGAAGCCCGTGAAATTCACTTCATTTTGTTTCAATTCAGGCAATTGGCTGACGATTTTTTCAAGATATTCCTGCTGCTCCGCGGACAGTTGGCTTTTCCAGGAATCATCCAAATCCAATGTGTGTTTTTTCAATGTATTCAAATTAAAAGCGAGTTTCCATCCTTCGCCAGGAAGTTCATCCGCCTGGATATGTTCCTTCTCGAACGTAAACACCCAAGGCCGGCAGCTTTCAGGAGGAATGGTCCCCAATTCTTTGAAATCAAACATTTTGGAAGCTATTGGATGATTGTCTTTATCCAATAAAATCAGCCCGACTTCCCCTAATTCAATCTCTTGGGGAAGGGATGAACGGAAGAAGGCGCGCACATACCAATTCCCTGTATTTTTATCCGCATCGATATCGATGGCGGCAAGGGATAATTGGTTTGGACGGAGCGGCGCCAATTGGTTCGCCAGGAAGCTGAACACATATTTCTGTTCTTGCGGCACGATCCAGTTTGGATGCAAGGAAAGTTTCGTTTTGACCAATTTTGTTTCGGTTGATGTTTCCGCATCTTCTATTAAATTGCTTGAGTCGATTGCACTGTCGGATTTCACTTTATCGTTTTTCTTAAAGAAATCAAATAGCCCCATTCTCTGTTTCCTCCTCGTTCCGGCGAATTTTCATAAATGCTGCCAATTCTGATACGATTTGACGGCGAAGTTCTTGGAAGTTTTTGCCGAATAATTTCAATCCTTCCCGTTGATAGATCCGCATCGGGTCTTCGCCTTGATAGCTGCGCAAGCCGATTCCTTCTTTTAAATAGGTCATTTGCGCCAAGTGGTTGATCCACATCCGATCGATGTAGTTCAGCATCACTTGTTGGGAAGTGGCAATGACACTTTCATCGTTTTCGAAGGATTGGATGAATTCCTTCAATTGTAAGTGACTCGGTTCGACTTGGTCAAATATTTGTTTTGTTTTTGTGACGGAGCGGTCCAAGACGATTTTTTCCGGGAAGATGGAATTCAAAGTGTTTTCGATTTCATCCCAATTCCATTCTTCATGGCCAAGCCCTTCGTCCGCATTTTCACGGATGGCAAAGTCGATGGCATCCGCAAGCAGTTTTTGAATGATGTCGATAATGTCTTCCTGATGGAGCACTTTGTTACGCAATGTATACATAATTTTCCGCTGGTCATTGATGACATCATCCAGCTGCAAGTTGTATTGGCGCATGGAGAATTGCGCACCTTCGACGATGCGTTGCGTGCGGTCGATCAATTCCTGCACATCTTTGTTGAGCACCAGCTTTTTCTCGTCCACCGTCATTTTCTTTTTGAACTTTTCCACGTCCTCTTTGGCGAAGCGGCGGAACATATCGTCTTCCAATGAAATGATGAAGCGGGTTTCCCCAGGGTCCCCTTGTCGACCGGAGCGGCCACGAAGCTGATTGTCGATTCGGCGGCTTTCATGTTTTTCCGTTCCGATAACGTAAAGTCCTCCAAGTTCATGGACGCCTTCGCCCAATTTGATGTCCGTACCGCGTCCTGCCATGTTGGTGGCAACGGTGATTCTTCCTTTTTGTCCCGCTTGGGAAATCAATTCCACTTCCTGCTCGACGGTCTTCGCATTGAGCAATTGGTAATCCAATCCGTATTTATCCAAATATTTCGCCACTTCTTCCGATTGCAGAATGGAAGTGGTTCCGATCAAAATCGGTTGTCCTTTTTCATGGCGGCGTTTTGCTTCCTGGGCTACGAATTCATATTTGGCATCCCGCGTTTCAAACACCATGTCCGGCTGGTCGATACGGATGACCGGCCGGTTGGTAGGCACTTGGACAACCCGCATGTTGTACACTTCCTGGAATTCTTTTTCCTGGGTTTTGGCCGTACCGGTCATCCCGGAAAGAATCGGATACATGCGGAAGTAGTTCTGGATGGTGATTTGGGCTTGGGCTTTGTTTTCATCTGTAATCGTTACCCCTTCTTTTGCCTCGATGGCCTGGTGCAATCCATCAGACAAGGAACGCCCTTCCAGGATACGCCCGGTGAACATGTCCACCAGCTCGATTTTATCGTCCTTCACGATGTAGTCGACGTCGCGCTCAAACATCACGTGGGCGCGCACCGCCTGGATGACATAGTGGTACAATACTTGGTGATCCAAATCATACAAGTTGTCGACGCCGAACGCTTCTTCCACTTTATCGATGCCTTGATCGGTGAGGGAAGTCGCTTTTGTTTCTTCATCGTATTCGTAGTCTTCATCTTTTTTGAACGTTTTCGCAAGCATGGCGGCGATGCGGTGCAATTCTTCCTGGGAAGGGGTTTTTCCGGCGATGATGAGCGGTGTTTTCGCTTCGTCGATGAGAACGGAGTCCACTTCGTCAATGATGGCAAAATGATATGGGCGTTGCACTTTATCTTCCAATTTATAGGCCATGTTGTCGCGCAAATAGTCGAAGCCGAATTCCGTACCGACACCGTACGTGATATCCGCGTTGTAGGCTTTTTTCTTTTGCTCCAAATCCATCATTGGCAGGTTCAGGCCGACCGTCAATCCCAAAAATTGATGAATTTGTCCAATTAATTCGAAGTCCCGTTTTGCCAGGTAATCGTTGACGGTGATCACGTGTACCCCTTTTCCTTCGAGGGCTCTCACATAGGATGGCAGGGAAGCGACCAATGTTTTCCCTTCGCCGGTTGCCATTTCCGCAATGTTTCCTTCCGTCAAAACAAGACCACCAATTAATTGAACGTCAAAATGGCGCATGTCAAGAACGCGTTTGGAAGCTTCCCTTACGACCGCAAAGGCGTCAGGGATGATGTTTGTTAGCGGTTCGCCCTTCGCCAGGCGTTCTTTGAATTGAACGGTCATATGTTTAAGCTCATCGTCGGACATGGATGAGTATGTATGTTCCAATTGATTGATTTTATCCACTATTTTATAGTAATTTTTTAATTCCCGTTTACTCGTTCTTTCCTTGTTTTTGAAAATAGAGAACATTTTTTTACGCTCCTTCTAAAGGTCTAATATAGACACCCATGTTATTCTATCAAACTTTTGGGGGTATGACTACTTTAATCCCGGGGAAAATAAAGGATGAAAAGGGCTTTTGGAAATTAGTATCTTCGATGCAACGCCATTTGATTCTTCATTTGAAATTTATTGGATTTTTAATTACATTTTATAGTAAAGACTAGGTTTTCTTTTATAATCGTGCTATAATAGCATAGGTTTATATGATGGTACGTATCATTTTTTGAGGAGGATAGACATGGTTTACGTGTCTTTGGTAGTGGCGCTTGTTGCGTCCGTAGTACTGACTCCTATCGTTAGACGATTAGCGTTTCGCATAGGTGCAGTGGACGCACCGAATTATCGGAAAGTGCATCAGAAAATCATGCCACGTTTAGGTGGTTTAGCTATATTTATATCGTTTTTAATGGGACTGGCAATCCTGAGACCTGCCAGCCCTCCCTTTGAAAGTTCATTGATGCCTTTATCCCTTGTGTTGGGGGCAACGGTGATTGTGATTACGGGCATTTTGGATGACAAGTACGAGATCAGCGCGAAGGCGAAAATGTTGGGACAATTCATCGCCGCTTCGATTGTGGTGTTTTTGGGCGGTGTGCAAATCGATTTCATCAACTTGCCTTTCGATAATGGAATTTTGAATTTTGGATTTTTGAGTATTCCATTGACGCTGTTGTGGATTGTCGGAATCACGAATGCGGTAAACTTGATCGACGGTTTGGATGGACTGGCAGCGGGTGTGTCAACGATCGCGTTGATCACGCTTGCAACGATGGCCTTCATCATGGGCAACGGTTTCGTACTTGCCGTTGCTGCAATATTAGCATGTAGTACGATTGGATTTTTATTCTTTAACTTTCATCCTGCAAAAATTTTCATGGGAGATACAGGAGCCCTGTTTTTAGGGTTTATGATTGCGGTACTTTCTTTGTTGGGTTTCAAAAACTTGACGTTGGTATCATTCATCATCCCGGTTATTTTGTTGGGGGTTCCGATTTCAGATACATTCTTTGCCATCGTGCGTCGCGTACGCAATAAGCAAAAATGGTCCGATCCGGATAAATCCCACTTGCACCATTGTTTGATGAAAATGGGCTTCTCCCATCGTCAAACGGTGTTGATTATTTATGGAATTGCCGCAATGTTCGGTGTGGCGGCCATCATCTTCTCCATGGCGAAACTTTGGGGGGCCATTTTATTGATTACCGTGATTTTGGTTGCCCTCGAATTGTTCGTGGAAGTGATCGGGTTGGCGGGCAAAAACTACAGACCGCTGATTAATTTAGTGAAGATGTTCAGCAAGTAATTGGATAGCGTTTTTGAAATGGACGGGTTATATGACCGCTGCTTCGTGGGAAGTGGCGGTTTTTTAGTGTGGAAATGAATGTGAGGGACTCATCCGGCAAGTGGAATCTGCATCGGGGCAAAAGAGAGTTTTTTCTGTGCAAGAGTTGAAGTTATCCGCGCGTGAGGAGTAGTCATTCGCGCGAAGTGGTCGTATCCGGGCAAGAGGAGTGATTATCCGAGCAAGAGAAGTGCTTATCCGAGCAAACAGTGGTCGTATCCGAGCAAGAGAAGGAGTTATCCGGGCAAGAGGAGTGATCGTCCGAGCAAGAGGAGTGCGTATCCGTGCAAGAAGGAGTACCATCCAAGCAAAAAGAGGAATCATTCGAGCAAGAGGGAGAGTCATCCACGCAGGAAGAGGAATCATCCGCACGAAAAGAAGTCTCATCCGCACCAAAGAAGCCGCCATCTGCACTAAAAGAAGTCTCATCCGCACCAAAGAAGCCGCCATCTGCACTAAAAGAAGCCTCATCCGCACTAAAGAAGCCACCATCCGCACGAAAAGAAGTCTCATCCGCACTAAAGAAGCCACCATCCGCACGAAAAGAAGTCTCATCCGCACTAAAGAAGCCACCATCTGCACTAAAGAAGCCACCATCCGCACGAAAAGAAGTCTCATCCGCACTAAAGAAGCCACCATCCGCACGAAAAGAAGCCTCATCCGCACTAAAGAAGCCACCATCTGCACTAAAGAAGCCACCATCCGCACGAAAAGAAGTCTCATCCGCACTAAAGAAGCCACCATCCGCACGAAAAGAAGCCTCATCCGCACTAAAGAAGCCACCATCTGCACTAAAAGAAGTCTCATCTGCACCAAAGAAGCCGCCATCTGCACAAAAAGTTGTCTCATCCACACCAAAGAAGCCACCATCCGCACGAAAAGAAGTCTCATCCGCACTAAAGAAGCCACCATCCGCACGAAAAGAAGCCTCATCCGCACTAAAGAAGCCACCATCCGCACGAAAAGAAGTCTCATCCGCACTAAAGAAGCCACCATCCGCACGAAAAGAAGTCTCATCCGCACTAAAGAAGCCACCATCTGCACTAAAGAAGCCACCATCCGCACGAAAAGAAGTCTCATCCGCACTAAAGAAGCCACCATCCGCACGAAAAGAAGCCTCATCCGCACTAAAGAAGCCACCATCTGCACTAAAGAAGCCACCATCCGCACGAAAAGAAGTCTCATCCGCACTAAAGAAGCCACCATCCGCACGAAAAGAAGCCTCATCCGCACTAAAGAAGCCACCATCCGCACGAAAAGAAGTCTCATCTGCACCAAAGAAGCCGCCATCTGCACAAAAAGTTGTCTCATCCACACCAAAGAAGCCACCATCCGCACGAAAAGAAGTCTCATCCGCACTAAAGAAGCCACCATCCGCACGAAAAGAAGTCTCATCCGCACTAAAGAAGCCACCATCCGCACGAAAAGAAGTCTCATCCGCACTAAAGAAGCCACCATCTGCACTAAAGAAGCCACCATCCGCACGAAAAGAAGTCTCATCCGCACTAAAGAAGCCACCATCCGCACGAAAAGAAGTCTCATCCGCACTAAAGAAGCCACCATCCGCACTAAAGAAGCCACCATCCGCACTAAAGAAGCCACCATCTGCACGAAAAGATGCCTCATCCGCACCAAACAAAACCTTGTCTACACTAAACGAAACACCATCCGCACCAAACGAATCCCCATGCACACTCAATGA includes:
- a CDS encoding S41 family peptidase; this translates as MKKWFSVIPMLLFILLLPLNVQAANVLQEIKGIVKSEYYGEIKGNIDQATTIDEAINMLDPYSSYFTQEEYDSFMNTVNMKQVGIGVVMLQHEKGMLITYVIEDGSAFEQGLEAGDIITKVDSVSLQGKTVEEGQALLLGKENTKVTVQVLKADGSTVTKTLTRKPFSIPNTASRLLYGNVGYIQLQSFSENAAELVKKEYDKLKKQGATSFILDLQNNGGGYVDAAEDLIGLFQNTEYAYKVKYSKVNTQYYLYYDRERNKYQLASDGSLLVKLVGPQRIFDNHTKVLVNRYSASASEMTVASLKDYQAAVIYGEKTYGKGTMQAFYELSDNGVLKLTIGEFFGPNGTVIRNTGITPDIITKSDPLYQAHYDAIAEKLANYKEMKALTNVPTTKTFTITLNRQLGPVNGNDVELVELGGNKVDVSLSTKGNQLIVTPNQPLSAGSEYMLLVHPTLKDKQNNPLKEGAYLRVTVRNN
- the brnQ gene encoding branched-chain amino acid transport system II carrier protein; this encodes MNNLGSFIKNNLAVGFMLFALFLGAGNIIFPPLLGQQAGEHLLPAIIGFLITGVGLPLTGIVTVAKNGGDLQEVAGRIHPLFGIIFTAVVYLSIGPLFAIPRTGAVTYEIGIAPYLSEAQAESWVPLFISSLIYFAISLYLALNPTKLVDRIGKILTPALLIVILLLALKSVITPMGPLQEAQGDYITKAFSKGFVEGYLTMDVLASLVFGIVVVQSIQAKGIMDRAKQVTITIFAGIVAALGLAFVYISLSWIGASSPTVTGYFDEGGSVISAASKVLYGNTGSIILSLVIILACITTSVGLITANATFFSKLFPKLSYKLLVVIFTVFSFLISNFGLAKLIQITLPVLLFIYPIAIVLMFMVMFDKAWNRAPIVYTLALIATAFVSLYDGIKGAGFSIGWYEKLVSSFPLYEQSLGWLVPAIVGLVIGWIIHLITKSAKGATN
- a CDS encoding NlpC/P60 family protein, with the translated sequence MYPRKKSMLIGAAILASCIFSPSVYATTDNGVKTTVAHSNIKSMIMSNHIANLDRSETRKETLSKARMTKLSDQQIASSITYKVAAGDTLTKIAKKFNVSVEEIVRWNQLPSADKIYVGQILNIYASSTGVAAGNPGNGAGNQTDTSANEEALKDKAIEAQLAKERLIETNPSDKGQAIYKKAIEIAKTYLGVPYLFGGNTPDGFDCSGFVRYVYANAGLDILRKSSEDYFMQDTTKVKNPVPGDLVFFKHTYKAGVSHMGIYLGDGKFIHAGNDGVEISNVSADYWKKHFVAYKRFNGIK
- a CDS encoding accessory Sec system S-layer assembly protein, which translates into the protein MGLFDFFKKNDKVKSDSAIDSSNLIEDAETSTETKLVKTKLSLHPNWIVPQEQKYVFSFLANQLAPLRPNQLSLAAIDIDADKNTGNWYVRAFFRSSLPQEIELGEVGLILLDKDNHPIASKMFDFKELGTIPPESCRPWVFTFEKEHIQADELPGEGWKLAFNLNTLKKHTLDLDDSWKSQLSAEQQEYLEKIVSQLPELKQNEVNFTGFQAKFRDDRSLTVSLFIRNGSDRAINFEQLPLEIIDANGKRVAKGTFKFEPPLTVQPRTTKPWSFIFPAELVDADGADLSRWRAVVPQ
- the secA2 gene encoding accessory Sec system translocase SecA2; this encodes MFSIFKNKERTSKRELKNYYKIVDKINQLEHTYSSMSDDELKHMTVQFKERLAKGEPLTNIIPDAFAVVREASKRVLDMRHFDVQLIGGLVLTEGNIAEMATGEGKTLVASLPSYVRALEGKGVHVITVNDYLAKRDFELIGQIHQFLGLTVGLNLPMMDLEQKKKAYNADITYGVGTEFGFDYLRDNMAYKLEDKVQRPYHFAIIDEVDSVLIDEAKTPLIIAGKTPSQEELHRIAAMLAKTFKKDEDYEYDEETKATSLTDQGIDKVEEAFGVDNLYDLDHQVLYHYVIQAVRAHVMFERDVDYIVKDDKIELVDMFTGRILEGRSLSDGLHQAIEAKEGVTITDENKAQAQITIQNYFRMYPILSGMTGTAKTQEKEFQEVYNMRVVQVPTNRPVIRIDQPDMVFETRDAKYEFVAQEAKRRHEKGQPILIGTTSILQSEEVAKYLDKYGLDYQLLNAKTVEQEVELISQAGQKGRITVATNMAGRGTDIKLGEGVHELGGLYVIGTEKHESRRIDNQLRGRSGRQGDPGETRFIISLEDDMFRRFAKEDVEKFKKKMTVDEKKLVLNKDVQELIDRTQRIVEGAQFSMRQYNLQLDDVINDQRKIMYTLRNKVLHQEDIIDIIQKLLADAIDFAIRENADEGLGHEEWNWDEIENTLNSIFPEKIVLDRSVTKTKQIFDQVEPSHLQLKEFIQSFENDESVIATSQQVMLNYIDRMWINHLAQMTYLKEGIGLRSYQGEDPMRIYQREGLKLFGKNFQELRRQIVSELAAFMKIRRNEEETENGAI
- a CDS encoding MraY family glycosyltransferase; protein product: MVYVSLVVALVASVVLTPIVRRLAFRIGAVDAPNYRKVHQKIMPRLGGLAIFISFLMGLAILRPASPPFESSLMPLSLVLGATVIVITGILDDKYEISAKAKMLGQFIAASIVVFLGGVQIDFINLPFDNGILNFGFLSIPLTLLWIVGITNAVNLIDGLDGLAAGVSTIALITLATMAFIMGNGFVLAVAAILACSTIGFLFFNFHPAKIFMGDTGALFLGFMIAVLSLLGFKNLTLVSFIIPVILLGVPISDTFFAIVRRVRNKQKWSDPDKSHLHHCLMKMGFSHRQTVLIIYGIAAMFGVAAIIFSMAKLWGAILLITVILVALELFVEVIGLAGKNYRPLINLVKMFSK